The genomic region CCAATGAGGGGCTCGGCCACGAAACAACACTCGCCGAAGTGGTTGCATCGGAATTGGGTGTTGATCCGTCAATGATCATCGTGGAGAATAGGGTTGATACCACCAGGACGTGGGCATTATCGGACGGCTCCTACTCATCTAGGTTTGCCCCGATAGTGGTCAGCGCCGCCATACTGGCGGCTAGGCAGTTGAAGGAGAAGTTGACGAGAATTGCCATGTCCATTTTAGGCACGGATAAGGTTGGTTATGAGAATGGTCAGTTCTACGACATAAACAATCCAAGTAGGAGGGTTGATATTAGGAGGATGGCATCATCAGTTAATTGGGACCCAGGTTCATTACCGGAGGGCTTGGACGCCTCATTGAGTGTCACGGTGTTTTATCAACCACCAACGGTTAAGGCTGCCGAGGGTGATAGGATAAACTCATCAGCCACATACGCAATACAGGCGCACTTGGCCGTCATTGAGCTTGACCCGAACACGTATGACATTAGGGTTAGGAAGTACGTAATAGCCCACGACGCAGGCAGGATACTCAAGAGGGAGTTCGTTGATAGTCAGTTGATGGGTGGTTTAATGCACGGTCTCGCCCTCACGCTTTATGAGGAGTTGATGTATGACGACCAGGGCAACCCATTAACGACGAGTCTCGACATCTATGAAACACCGACAATGGCTGAGGCCGTGGGTATGGAGGTGGAGTTCATACACTTTGAAACACCCACGAAGCACCTGGTCTCCGGGGCTCATGGTGTTGGTGAGGGCGCAATGATGGGCGTGCCCGCGGCAATCGTCAATGCCCTAGCCTCGATAATTGGTAAGGCCATAACGGACCTGCCACTAAGGCCGTATAAGATAATGAGGGCTGTCGAGGGATGATGGGCATGGCGTACACCCTCGGTATTCCCAGGGGATTTAAGTATGTCAGAGCCTCGACAATTGATGAGGCCTTGAAGCTACTCAATGAGTACGGTGGTGATGCCAAGGTACTTGCTGGCGGCATGAGCCTAATGCCCATGCTCAAGTTGAGGATGACCGAGGTTAAGTATTTGATTGATATACTCGGTATTAATGACCTTAGGTACATCAGGGTTGAGGGTAATCACTTAAGGATTGGCGCATTAACCACGCATAATGACATTGCAATGAATAGGGTAGTTAATGATAACGCGAAGATATTGAGTGAGTCTGCATGGCACATAGCCGATATTCAGGTTAGGAACCTGGGTACAATAGGCGGTAGCCTAGCCCACGCAGATCCAGCGGCTAATTACTACCCAGCCCTGATAGCACTGGATGCCGAGGTCATGATTAAGGGGATTGGTACTGAGAGGGTCGTTAAGGTTTCAGACCTTTACAAAGGGCCATACATCACTGACCTAAAGCCCAATGAGTTAATTACAGAGGTCAGAATACCACTCAGCGGCCTTAGGGGTGTTTATGAGATCTTCAGGAGGGGTGGTGCATCGTTCCCAAGCGTTATCATAGCCGTTGCTTATCAGGAGAAGGATGGGGTTATAACAGACTCCAGGATATCCATTGGCGCCGTTTACCCAGAGCCCGTGCTAGTGAGCGGGCACTTGAATGGACTTGGGGTTAGGGAGGTTGGGGCTAAGGTTAATGACATTGTGAACTCCATATTCTCTTCAATAGACGCAAAGCCCCTTGAGGACACACATGCACCTGGTGATTACAAGGTCAAGGTTGCAAAGAACCTATTGACTAAGGCCTTAACGGAGATTGCCAATGGGTCCGTGCAGTACATTAAGGCGCCCATTAAGGATGAGCTTATTAAGTGGGAGTTCAGGGATGGTGTTGAGTACGTTGGCGATTTGGTTAGGGTTAGGGTTAACGTTAATGGCCAGTGGATTGAGGACTTGGTTGAGCCGAGATTATTGCTTATAGACTTCCTGAGGAGGCATGGGTTTAAGGAAGTTAGGAGGGGTTGTGATGAGGGTAAGTGCGGCGCGTGTACCGTGCTTGTTGATGGTAGGGCTGTCAAGTCATGCATGGTCCCCGTGGTCAGGGTTTCAGGGCACTCAGTAACCACCGTAAGGGGTTTGAGTAAGGGAATGGAGCTACACCCAATACAGAGGGCATTCCTTGAGGAGTACGCAATGCAGTGCGGCTTCTGTACTCATGGCTTCATGATGGTGACGCATGACTACCTCACGAACATAGACCCGACGGCTAACGATGATCTATTGAAACTAAGCATTAAGAATATTTGCCGCTGCACCGGTTACATAAACATAATTAAGGCTATTAAGAGGGCAGCTAAATACCTACAGCCCTGACGACCATTTCAACACTAAATCCTTCATAGTAATTAATCAAAATCTAATAGAATGTGAAATAGATGAGAATACTTAACAAAGCATGACTAGTCTCTTAAGAAGGTGCAGGAGATACATTTGCGTTAGCCAGATGTATGGATACTATTTGACCCTTTACTTAGAACGCTCATTAGTGCTCTCGCCTTAACTATGAATGACTTAATTAATGCTATAGCCGTTTCGTCATTTGGTATCTTGCTTCTAATGCCTTCCGGGTCTGGGCCGTTGTATTGATACTCATGTAATTGTAGGGCCATGGCAGTTAACTCAGCCACACCTGGGACTATTCTCTCCATCTCCGCGCTTAGCTCGGTCATTCTATTGGTCGGTATTACTGCGGCTATCCATTCATGGAATGGTATGGTGACATTCCCAACACGTTTATTCCCACGATATTTTTCCTGAAGTTGATCTGCATTCTTCAGTGCTAGATACGAGAGGAATGCCTTCCACGCCTGGAATGCCTTACCTGCCGCATTACTAGTGAGACCTTCCCTTAAGAAAACCTCCGCAACATCAAGCTCCTTCATAGCCTCCTCAAGCCTCTCCTTCGCCAAAGCCTCTGTATTCAATCTTCTCATGCGAGCCTCCATAATTTAAACGCACAATATTAATCAATATAAAACTAGCCTTAATATTTTGATGCGGGCTCAACAAGCATTCAGTATATAATGGGCTTAGTTTCTTCTCTTTCAATCTATTTTTAATATTAAGTTTGCGGTGCAATAATAGTTAAATTAAAAATAATCAATAATATTATGCTCATTGATTGCGTACTCCTAAAGTATTAAATACCTTCCATAAGTCTCTTTAGTAATGAGTTCCACCGTGAATTCAACGGCAACGCAAATCAAGGTGTTTGGCTTTATACCACAGTATGTTTTTTACACGGTACTTGCCGCCGTGGTCATAATAGTCGTGGGATACGTAGTTGGTAGACTCGTGGAAATACTAATTAAGAAAATCTCCTACACCACGGGCCTAGATGCCTTCTTTAGGAAGACCTCCGTGGGCCGTGCACTGCTCAGGAGTGGTTATACGGCTGGTGACTTCCTCGGTCTCTTCGTTAAGTGGGTCATTTATATAGCGGCGATCTTCTATGCCCTACTTGAACTATCCTACGCAAGCCCAAACCTCGCCTTCCTATATGATACCTCAAGGAGCGTATTGACATACCTGCCATACCTAGTGTCCGGCGTGATTATTCTAATCATTGGTTTAATAATGGTCGATTGGATAAGCGATTATTTTAAGCGTAGTTACCCAGCAAATGACCAATACTCACAGACCCTGCTTAACTTCGTTGGTGATGCCTTTAGATTCATACTTTACTACATGGTCATAACAATCGCGTTGAGTGTTATGAAGGTTAACGTGACCATACTCTACATATTCGCCCAAGGACTCGCCTGGGCAGTGGCTATTGGCCTTGGGGTTGCCATTGGTCTCGTGCTTGCCGTACCATTGAGGGAGCCGCTGAGGAGGTTCCTTGAGCGTGAGTGGGATCAGTCAAGGGATGGTGATAAAAGGAGGGGTGATGTAGGTGGCTAAGCCTGTCATTGGCGTTATAATGTACCAGACAAGCAATTCCAAGGGGCAGGAGTTGGTGGCTCAGAGGATGGTTAAGTGGTTTCTTAGGCTTGGTTATGAGGCCTACCTAATAACGAGTATTTACCACGACGGTAATGAGGTTGTTAGGAGGAGGGCTGTAGAGACCTCACTTGAGGGTTATGTATTTCAGGAGAAGGACCCAGCCATTGGGCTACCCACCATTAGGGTTGATAGTTATGTTGCTAGGTGGCCGCCCAGGAGGATCATGTTCAAGAACTTCGTGGATGTGCTTAGAAGGATCAGTGAGAATTTCAATGTGAATTCATTAATAACGCATTCCACGCTTTGGAATGGGCCTGAGGACACGGCTAAGTACGTGATGTGGAGGAGGATGTTGACGACATTTGGACTTGAGAATAGTAACGTGTTCTTTGGGCACATGAGCCACTACCAACCGCCTGACCCAACTAGGTATGACGTTGTTGAGAGGACGTATAGGCTTGCCTGGAACCACATGGCATTCCCAGAGATCTTCAAGGCAGCAAACCTCATCCTCTGCGTGACGCCACTCGAGGGTGAGGAGATGATTAGGATGGGTGCAAGGCCCGAGCAAATCTACGTATTTCCAGGGGGTATTGACGATGATGAGGTGGCTGATCTAAATGCCGTTGATTCGAGTGACTTCAGGGTTAAGTATAGGATTCCCGATGACGTCAAGATAGTGGCTTACCTGGGCACTGTTGAGGAGAGGAAGAACCCGCTTGCTGTTGTCAGGGTTGCCAAGATGCTTAGGCATAGGCGTGACGTGCACTTCGTAATTGCTGGCAAGCCCGGTGACCAATGGGATGAGGTTGTCAGTGAGGCTAGGGGCTTAAGTAACGTGACCTTGACTGGGGAGTTGAGTGTTGAGGATAAGAAGAAGTTGATTAAGGAGGCTTACGTGAACATAATAATGAGTAAGATGGAGGCCCTCGGGCTGACGCAGCTGGAGTTCATGTATGGTGGTGTTCCCGTAATAACCTCCGCGGTTTACGGCCAGAAGTGGGTCGTTAGGAATGGCGTTGATGGGATACACGTTAATGGCCCAGACGATGTTGAGGGCGCCGCTAAGGCCGTGGAGAGGCTCCTGGATCACCCTGAGGAGAGGGATAGGATGAGTAGGAATGCGAGGGAGAGGGCATCGCAATTATTAATGAGTAAGCTCGTTAAGGAACTTGCCGTTAAGATTGAGGAATACTTGCGCTAGGGATCCAGTAGGGTGTTGTTGAATTGATCGATTATTGAGTAGACAACCCAAGCCATCTCTACGGACCATAGGAAGTAGATCAGCGGCGTTATGTTCACAGTGACCCCATAGGCTGTGATCGTACCTGGTATTGAGAGGAATATCGCCGTTATCAACGTCGCCTCACCAAGGATAACCGGGTAAGCAAGCACGTGGCCCGCCAGTAAGCCGCGTAGGAATGCCAGTACCGCGAAGGCGGCTATTAACGTAATGTACTCTGTGATTATTGACGTGAATTGGATGGGTAGGTGCGCCATGTATGAGCTGAGTAGTGAGTATAGTATTAGCATTAGGATTAGGAGTAGTACGTCGGTTGCCGCATTGACAGCGCCACTTATTAACCTATCCCTGACCCTCATGATGGGGTCACCGTACTGGTGACGTTGGCGATTCCAGGTATCGAAACGGTTATGTTTATTGGCAGATTAAGCGACGTTATGGGCATTATGATGCTTCCAAAACCGTAAGGCTCAACATAGACGCTCCTTGAGAGGCCTCCCTGTGTTATTGTTATTACTAATGGTAGTGGCAACGGGTTATGTATCGTGAAGTTTAGGTAATACCCAGTGCCCGTCTGGTAAATATTGGCACTAACGTACCTGCTCAAGTTACCCATTGTTAGCGCTGAAATGCCGAGTACGATCAAGGTAATCACTAGCGAGAGTATTGCTAACGCAATGGCAACCCTCACAAAAATCAGTAATTTGATTGGGTAATAAGTCTTAACGCTCTGGTGATTTTAATGTATGCACGATCAATAATTAGCGGAAAACTTAACTTATTCAGTACCCTTAAGTCAGTGGAGAGGGTATGGGCAAGGTTAGGATCAGTATTTATATCGATGAGGAATTATGGAGGGAGTTTAAGAGATATGCCGCGGAGCGAGGTTTAAACGCTAGCGAATTGCTGGAGGAATTGATTAAGGAGGAGCTGATGATTGAGCTTAATACGCTAATACTCGAGGAGACTACTCCAGAACTTGATTTTGAACCGATTAAGCCCAGGGAACCGGTGAGTGGTCTCGTGAGGGAGATGAGGGATGAAAGAGAGAATAGTTTATCTGGACAGTAACGCCATGATGAAGAGGTACGTTTCACCGCATTCATCAAACTTATGACCACAGGTTAGTAATAGCAAAGTTTGTGGGTGTCAGTGGGGTTGTTACGGCTGATGGGAAGTTGTGCTAGGTGTTAATTAATGAGGGGTTGAATGCTAAATACATCGGTTAGGTGGGTAGTAACTACGTACTACAGTGCCTGTAGGCCCCTCGTTATGAGTATTGCCCCTGCCCAGGCGATTACGGCTATGAAGGCGACCTTGTACGTGACCACCGCCAGTACGTAAAGCACGCTCTCCAGGGATGGCGGCTGTGGTATTGAGATACCCGTGAGCAACTCTATGTATGCAAGTACGGAGGCCACCAGCAGTAGGGCTATTCCAATGCCAATTAGTACGAGGCCGATCCTACGCTTCGTGGCGCTTGAGGACATACAATAATCAATGCGTAGTTCCTTTTAATGCATAACCTAAATATCAACCACAAACGTGAGCCTCCAGTAGTTATCGGCCCTTTTAATCTCCATCATGTTGTAGGTCATCGCCTTGACTATCAACCCCCTATAACCATGCTTATTGATGTCGAAGTGCTCACCGCCAACGACAGCCCTGATCCTATACGGTCCATTACCCTCTATACTAACCTCCCTGAAGTAGTCGCCATAGGCGAACTTCCTGCCATCGAATAGGTAGATGAACTCATCAATCCAATTAAACAATAACTGCTCAAGATCCTCACCCCCCACGTTAACCTCCACGAACTCCCTCGGCTCAACCCTATCAATGTAGTAGGTAAGGCCCGCAACCCCAAGTGCCGCGTTTTTGAAGGCCTCCTCAAGCGTGCAGCCGTAGGCTATCACGGCGATGTCCGCCGTATGCTCCCCATACTCATACCTAGTGGGTAATTGGCACTGCATCAAGATGCCATTACCAAACCCCTTTAACAATCTTACGTGTTATTGATCATGGCGTATTTAGGATTAACAAGTCATTAATGCATGCCGTTTTTAGTAATCCATTCGTAAGTACCTCTTAATTAGCTTATCGTAATCAACCTCCCTAAGTATTGGGTCAGCAAGCCTATACTCACCCTCCCTGACCTTCACAACGAAGTTATAGTTAATTAAGGCATTCAATGCGTTCAGGAGTTCCCTATCTCCGAATTCCCTACCAAGCCTCGTCGTCACGGCGAACTTTATATCCTTCCACCTATTCACGACTCTCAATGCGGAAAGTATGGCTAGGTAGAGAGCCTTGTTAGCCTTGTCCTCGAGGAAGTGCTCAATCTCATTAACCATGATCTTAACCCCCTCATTAATCGTCTCCCTCAATGCCTCATCAACGTCTAAGCCCCTAACACCGTGATAATTACCAAATAATGTTAGCCAACCAACAACACCATCAAGCCTGTCAATGACGGTATCGAATGCGTTAAATTGAATGCCCAATTCCCTGAAACCCCTCTTAAGGAATTCCCTGGATAATTCGTCATTAAACGGCTTTAGCTTAACCTCGACGGGTGGCCTGCCGTATAATGGGGACTCGGGGTTTGGCTTGAGTAGTGTCTTTACGAGACCTACGTAGGATCCCGTGAATATGAATGAGACCCTTGGATTGCTCATGAATACGTTGCCGAGTATCCTCAAGAATTGACCAGTAACCCTACTTAACTCCTGAACCTCATCAAGCCCAATAACCGTATTCTCATCAATAGATAGTAAGAGCTCAAGCAGGCTATTGAACACCCTGGAACCCCTGCTCAGGGTTATCCCTGCTGAACCGACTATGAAGTTTAGAGAGACGTTGAGCCTAAGCCTTAAGCGTGTCCTATTAACCTCATTAACTAGTATCGTTAATAAATCCCTAAGCGTTGTAACACCCCTGGCATTAATATAGATAGCCCTAAATCCCTCCCTAGATAATTCATTTAACACAACCTTCATTAGGCTGGTTTTACCGATACCACGCTGACCGCCGATGACGACCCAATTACCAGCCCTAACTTGCCTCTTAACATACTCAACCTCCTCATCCCTACCAAAGAGCTCATCTCTAGACTCCTTCGGGTGTAAATCAAAGAGCATAGCAGACTCTGCAGTAACTGAAGACCCAGCAGTTATAAAGGCATCCCGAGAGATAGTAACCAGCCCTTTAACCGAGTCTTCAGCCAATGAATAACTAACCATACTTACAGACGGAGAGGGTAAAACGTGAAATTGAGGATGGTAGGGTGTCGTAAATCCACGTGTTGTACCCGTGGGATTAATTTTTAAGTGGGCCAATGATTCACTAATGTGCATCGTTGGGTTTACGCGATTGATGCATCGATTAAGCTCTTCATTAGGGATATCAATTCATTTAGGTTGTTAATTATTAACGCGGCGATACCCATAACCATATTGACAACGTATGAATTGCTAATGAACATACTTAACACATACGTGGACTCATTAACCACTACCGTAGCTCCATACTCAAAGTCTATAATTAATAATGCGGTTTACTTCATAAACTCCATAACGTACTTAGTAGTTGCTGCCCTTGTCATAATCTTTTTCGTAACATCGGCATTCATGGTCAATGGCATAGTGAGGAATTTGAGGGATGACTTTAGGGCCATGATCAGCATCTTTAGGTCGGGTGTGGGGGTCATAATGCATATCGCATTAATAATGCTCCTTATATCCCTATACTCATTTACGCTAGGGATCTCAATATCGGCTGCCCTGGTTCTGGTGTTAATGAAAATCCTGACAACGCTGGGCATAATACCAATTACTAACTATGGCGTTGACATAACAGGCGTATTACCGGTGATGCTACCCCTGGCCTGCGTCATATGTGTTACATACATCATTGAGGGCATCATATGGGTGCGGAGGTATGCCTATCTACCCTAGGGGCCTTGCCGTGATTGCGCTGTCCGTATACCTCGCGTCCATAGCCCTTGGCCTAGTCATATCCACAATGCTGGCGGTATACTACTTACCGCAACTATTCCTCCTCAACATCGGTAATGTCACGATTAAGAAGGGAGAGTCAATGTCCATATTCACGAGTTGGGTACCAATAAACCTTGCCTACTCCCTCAGGGATATGGGCTTTATGGCTATTCCCGAGGTCATAATGCCCTCCGTCGTGAATAGAACCCCAGTGATTGTTAGGGGTATTGTACCAAGCTACATTAATTACTACGGGGTCAATGCGACGGCCCAGGAATTAAATGAGGGTGCCTTAGTTGGTTATGAATTGGCTAGGGAGCTACATGTTAGGGTTGGTGATGAGTTGGTGATCACGTCCTTTAAGGGCATTACCAATAACTTGACGGTTGCGGGGATCATAAAGTCAATTAAATACCCGCAGCTTAATTATGAAGTCGTAATAAATCTGACCACGGCGCAGCATTTAGATTCGTTGCCGTCGTCCGTGGTTAATGTAATATACGTTAATGCGAGTTATGGATTGATAAGTAGGGTTAATGGTATGTATGGGTTGAGGATAATAACCCACATACTTAATGGTTCACTCGCCGTATTAAACTCGATGAATCACACGGTATTTAATGGCCCCCTCACTAATATGACATTGACATTACCATTTGGTGTGTATTACGTGGTCGCATATAATAGATCCTTAATTATTTGGTTCTCGACGGTGATTCTCGAGAGCAACAAGACCATAGAGTTGATGAAAATGCCCGTTCCAAGGATGGTTAGCTCATACCCAGTATCGCCTAGTGAGTGGGTCATTGTGAGGTGGCCCAATGGGTCTTTAGTGAGTAGTTACTACCTACTGATTTATTACATGAATGGCTCGCTGGCATACTCAACCGTTGGGGGCGGTGTTACGCCAATATCCGTGCCTGGCGGTATGTACAGGATCGACGTGGTCATGGGCAATACCTATTATTCTGTGAGTGAGTACGTGGTGCCCGGGTCCAATGTGACTGTCGTGCTCACGCCATACTCGATACTCGTGGGTGAATTAATGACCCACGCATATAATTACTTCACGTCTGTCCTACCACTAAGTAGTGCCTCAGGGCCTGCTGCGTTGATTAGTGCCTTGAGGGTTGGGATTGGCACATTCATTGGTGTGATAATGGGCTTATTGGTTATCGTGTCGATAGGCCTCATAGGCATTGTTAATTACTCGGTTGAGGTCAATAGGGAGTTGATTATGTACTTGAGATTGAATCATGCAGGTAAATTGAGCATCATGCTCATGGTCGACGCGCCCCTGGTAATGATGTACCCGGCCTTCACGGCATTGGGGTTATTAACCGCGAATTACCTGTGGCGGCCCATGGTCGGCGCAATGGGCTTAAGCCTAATGGGTCAACCAATATACCTGATAGTGGTGAGTAATTACTACCCATACATCGCAGCCTTCATCATAGTCTCGGCACTATTAATAATTATGCACCTAATAACTAGGTTGAGGGTGGTGGGGGTTGAGTGATGTAGGTATTAACGTGATTAATGTCTCGAAGTCCTTCGGAAATCACGCAGTGCTTAGGAATGTAAGTATTGAAGCACTGCCGAACTCAATAACCTGCGTGGCTGGGCCCAGCGGTAGTGGTAAGTCAACGTTACTGAGGATAGTGGCTGGCTACCTAAGGCCTGACTCGGGTAGGGTCTTGATAAATGGTGTCGATTTGTACGCTGACTCGAGGGCCCGTGAAATCATTAACATGATATCCTACGTGCCCCAGGACGACTTATTAATAAGCGGGCTGACAATTAGGGAGAACCTTAGGCTTGCCCTTAGGGTTCAGGGGCTTGGTAATAGGGTTATTGAGGAGAGAATTAGGTGGGTAAGTGGGTTATTGGGTATTGAGCACATACTCAACAAAAGGCCTGGGCAAATCAGCGGTGGTGAGAGGAGGAGAGCTTCAATAGCGGTTGCCCTCGCCAGGGATCACGAGTTCCTCATTATGGATGAGCCAACGAATAGCCTTGATAGGGCCAACGTTGACCTACTAATGAGGATTCTCAGGGAGGAGGCTGGCCTTGGTAGGGTTGTTCTTGTGGCGACGCACGACCAATACCTAATTAGGAACTCTGACAGGCTCTATATGATCAGGGCTGGTGAATTAACGATAGAGCCCTAGGGCGTTTCCCAAAGCCATAGGGTTCTGCTTGAGTACACCAAGTCATTACTCATTAAAATATTGAGTAAGTAATGCTTAGGTATACTGACCATGCTATAGCCCGAACCGTATAGGAAGCCAACCCTTAAGTTCCTCTCAGTAAGCAGGAGTAGGCCTTGTGGTGCCTCGCCATGGATTAGGTATGTGGTTGGGTCTGAGGTGTTAATCCCCGTCATGAACATGATCATCGACTCATAACTAATTGATGAGTATAGCGTGGAGTTCCTCGGTATTAAGCCATTTATGGCGTTAAACTCCTCATAATCAATTAACCTATAAACAGTGAGGGTTGACGAGGTTGGCAGTGAGTACGTGTATAGGGTTAATACGGCGAATATGGGTAGTGAGATCATTAGAGCTGCAGTGAGTACATAGGCTAAGGCCTTAACAGGTAACCTGTGCCTCACGGCTGAGGTAATCATTAACGCGGTTGGTATTAGTAGGAAGGGCATAACGAAGTCCAGGGACTTGGAGAGGAAGAGCAGTTCCAGTGGGTTGTTGCCCATGAGTAGGACGTAGAGTAATATGGCGAGTGATAATACCGTGGTAATGGCAACTACGGGCCTCTCGAACCCATACAGCGCGAGGTATAGTACGGCTATGAGAATCGGCAATACGTAGGGTGTCGATGATAGGACCACGGCCCTATTAAACCCCTCCAGTACATAGGGTAGGAATTTACCTGTTGAGAACATGGATATTAACATAAGGGCGAGGATTGCCAGTGTGGCGTAAATCAATATTCGTGACCCCCTACGCATCGTTACGTAATCGATTAGGAGGATGGCTATGAGGATTGGTGTTGAGATTAGGCCTGGCGTTACGAATGTAGTGACTGTATACGCCCTGAGGTAGTCCACGTACCAGTAATAGGTGAGTAGGCCCAGGGCTATTACCGTAATTGCCACGTAAAGCGCATGCCAGGCATTATTACCGCTTAGGTAGTTACTCATCAGCACCGTTATTGTCATTATGAAGGAATACGCCAGGGCCATTAACAATGTGAAGTGGTGGGCGAAGAGTATGGCTATGAAGGTCAAGACCATAACTAACAGGTTCTGCCTGAGGTGCTTCCTATCTATTAATGCCATGTACGTGGTCAGCATGTAGGCGTAGAATGGGTATTGAGCCGCGGTCTCCTTCATTACTGATGAATCAACAAGGAGCTTAACACTTAGTACTGCGAATAGTAAGCCAGTGATCAGGGTTGCCATGTCACTTCCCGTAAGCCTTCTCACGAGTAGTATGAAGGGTATTATTGATAGGGATGCAAGAATGTTCACGACATAGAACGACTGTATAGGCCCTAAGCCAAGCACAGACTGTGATAGGGCGAGCAGTAGGTTTACAGTGGGCCACTTATAATTGTAGCTGACCATTGATGGGTTTGGTGATGGACCGAAGAGATAGCCAGTCCTCAGTAGGGTTTCTGAGTGGGCTATGTGGGTCCAGGAGTCGGGTATGTACGGTAGGCCGTTGATCACGTAATTGAGTAGTATTAATGATGCGAGTATTACAAGTGGTGCAGCTGTGGACGCGGTCTTAATTACTTCTCTATCTTTCTCCATACCAACTCCTTATTCCATAGGTTTCTAATTGCGGCCACCACGAGTATTACCTGGGTCATCACCCAGGTCCGGAAGAACTTATTGGCAAGTAGGGCGGCTCCAATCAGTAGTAATGCAATGGGTATTAAGGCGCCGTGTATTGCGGATAGGACTATGAATATGAGACCCACCATGAAAAGCCAGGGATTAATCAAGTGTAGGTATGATTCATAGAGCATTATTTGCCTGTAATCCCTGGGTGGATCCTTACCCTCAATTAGCA from Vulcanisaeta distributa DSM 14429 harbors:
- a CDS encoding archease, whose protein sequence is MQCQLPTRYEYGEHTADIAVIAYGCTLEEAFKNAALGVAGLTYYIDRVEPREFVEVNVGGEDLEQLLFNWIDEFIYLFDGRKFAYGDYFREVSIEGNGPYRIRAVVGGEHFDINKHGYRGLIVKAMTYNMMEIKRADNYWRLTFVVDI
- a CDS encoding ribbon-helix-helix protein, CopG family, which codes for MGKVRISIYIDEELWREFKRYAAERGLNASELLEELIKEELMIELNTLILEETTPELDFEPIKPREPVSGLVREMRDERENSLSGQ
- a CDS encoding PaREP1 family protein, coding for MRRLNTEALAKERLEEAMKELDVAEVFLREGLTSNAAGKAFQAWKAFLSYLALKNADQLQEKYRGNKRVGNVTIPFHEWIAAVIPTNRMTELSAEMERIVPGVAELTAMALQLHEYQYNGPDPEGIRSKIPNDETAIALIKSFIVKARALMSVLSKGSNSIHTSG
- a CDS encoding glycosyltransferase, whose translation is MAKPVIGVIMYQTSNSKGQELVAQRMVKWFLRLGYEAYLITSIYHDGNEVVRRRAVETSLEGYVFQEKDPAIGLPTIRVDSYVARWPPRRIMFKNFVDVLRRISENFNVNSLITHSTLWNGPEDTAKYVMWRRMLTTFGLENSNVFFGHMSHYQPPDPTRYDVVERTYRLAWNHMAFPEIFKAANLILCVTPLEGEEMIRMGARPEQIYVFPGGIDDDEVADLNAVDSSDFRVKYRIPDDVKIVAYLGTVEERKNPLAVVRVAKMLRHRRDVHFVIAGKPGDQWDEVVSEARGLSNVTLTGELSVEDKKKLIKEAYVNIIMSKMEALGLTQLEFMYGGVPVITSAVYGQKWVVRNGVDGIHVNGPDDVEGAAKAVERLLDHPEERDRMSRNARERASQLLMSKLVKELAVKIEEYLR
- a CDS encoding ABC transporter permease, whose amino-acid sequence is MPIYPRGLAVIALSVYLASIALGLVISTMLAVYYLPQLFLLNIGNVTIKKGESMSIFTSWVPINLAYSLRDMGFMAIPEVIMPSVVNRTPVIVRGIVPSYINYYGVNATAQELNEGALVGYELARELHVRVGDELVITSFKGITNNLTVAGIIKSIKYPQLNYEVVINLTTAQHLDSLPSSVVNVIYVNASYGLISRVNGMYGLRIITHILNGSLAVLNSMNHTVFNGPLTNMTLTLPFGVYYVVAYNRSLIIWFSTVILESNKTIELMKMPVPRMVSSYPVSPSEWVIVRWPNGSLVSSYYLLIYYMNGSLAYSTVGGGVTPISVPGGMYRIDVVMGNTYYSVSEYVVPGSNVTVVLTPYSILVGELMTHAYNYFTSVLPLSSASGPAALISALRVGIGTFIGVIMGLLVIVSIGLIGIVNYSVEVNRELIMYLRLNHAGKLSIMLMVDAPLVMMYPAFTALGLLTANYLWRPMVGAMGLSLMGQPIYLIVVSNYYPYIAAFIIVSALLIIMHLITRLRVVGVE
- a CDS encoding AAA family ATPase: MLFDLHPKESRDELFGRDEEVEYVKRQVRAGNWVVIGGQRGIGKTSLMKVVLNELSREGFRAIYINARGVTTLRDLLTILVNEVNRTRLRLRLNVSLNFIVGSAGITLSRGSRVFNSLLELLLSIDENTVIGLDEVQELSRVTGQFLRILGNVFMSNPRVSFIFTGSYVGLVKTLLKPNPESPLYGRPPVEVKLKPFNDELSREFLKRGFRELGIQFNAFDTVIDRLDGVVGWLTLFGNYHGVRGLDVDEALRETINEGVKIMVNEIEHFLEDKANKALYLAILSALRVVNRWKDIKFAVTTRLGREFGDRELLNALNALINYNFVVKVREGEYRLADPILREVDYDKLIKRYLRMDY
- a CDS encoding mechanosensitive ion channel family protein, with translation MSSTVNSTATQIKVFGFIPQYVFYTVLAAVVIIVVGYVVGRLVEILIKKISYTTGLDAFFRKTSVGRALLRSGYTAGDFLGLFVKWVIYIAAIFYALLELSYASPNLAFLYDTSRSVLTYLPYLVSGVIILIIGLIMVDWISDYFKRSYPANDQYSQTLLNFVGDAFRFILYYMVITIALSVMKVNVTILYIFAQGLAWAVAIGLGVAIGLVLAVPLREPLRRFLEREWDQSRDGDKRRGDVGG
- a CDS encoding FAD binding domain-containing protein; the protein is MGMAYTLGIPRGFKYVRASTIDEALKLLNEYGGDAKVLAGGMSLMPMLKLRMTEVKYLIDILGINDLRYIRVEGNHLRIGALTTHNDIAMNRVVNDNAKILSESAWHIADIQVRNLGTIGGSLAHADPAANYYPALIALDAEVMIKGIGTERVVKVSDLYKGPYITDLKPNELITEVRIPLSGLRGVYEIFRRGGASFPSVIIAVAYQEKDGVITDSRISIGAVYPEPVLVSGHLNGLGVREVGAKVNDIVNSIFSSIDAKPLEDTHAPGDYKVKVAKNLLTKALTEIANGSVQYIKAPIKDELIKWEFRDGVEYVGDLVRVRVNVNGQWIEDLVEPRLLLIDFLRRHGFKEVRRGCDEGKCGACTVLVDGRAVKSCMVPVVRVSGHSVTTVRGLSKGMELHPIQRAFLEEYAMQCGFCTHGFMMVTHDYLTNIDPTANDDLLKLSIKNICRCTGYINIIKAIKRAAKYLQP